The Borreliella andersonii genome has a segment encoding these proteins:
- the xth gene encoding exodeoxyribonuclease III, giving the protein MKLISWNVNGIRAVLKKGFLEFVKEYTPDILCVQETKALKEQLPKDLILENYYSYFSKSKIKGYSGVCIYSKIKPIAVNLLGEEIFDNEGRGLVAYYGDFVLINAYFPNSQALRRRLVYKLDFLSYVENIIDSLVDDGKNVVICGDFNIAHTEIDLVNPDSNRDSPGYYIEETTWLDSFLNKGYVDTFRIFNKEPGYYTWWSYIARARERNMGWRIDYFIVNELFKKNVKKSLILGKVMGSDHCPVFLELANVVS; this is encoded by the coding sequence ATGAAATTAATTTCATGGAATGTAAATGGAATTAGAGCTGTTTTAAAGAAAGGTTTTCTTGAGTTTGTAAAAGAATATACACCAGATATTTTGTGTGTTCAAGAAACTAAAGCTTTAAAAGAGCAGTTGCCAAAGGATTTAATTCTTGAGAATTATTATTCTTATTTTTCAAAGTCAAAGATTAAAGGTTATAGTGGTGTTTGTATTTACTCTAAAATTAAGCCTATTGCTGTAAATTTACTTGGGGAAGAAATTTTTGACAATGAGGGTAGGGGGCTTGTAGCATACTATGGTGATTTTGTGTTAATTAATGCTTATTTTCCCAATTCTCAAGCTTTAAGAAGAAGACTTGTTTATAAGCTTGATTTTTTATCTTATGTTGAGAATATTATAGATTCTCTTGTGGATGATGGTAAAAATGTAGTAATTTGTGGTGATTTTAATATTGCCCATACTGAGATTGATCTTGTAAATCCTGATTCAAATAGAGATTCTCCTGGATATTATATTGAAGAAACGACTTGGCTAGATAGCTTTTTGAACAAAGGGTATGTGGATACATTTAGGATATTTAATAAGGAACCTGGTTATTATACTTGGTGGAGCTATATAGCAAGAGCCAGGGAGAGAAATATGGGTTGGAGAATTGATTATTTTATTGTTAATGAATTATTTAAGAAAAATGTTAAAAAATCTCTAATTTTAGGCAAAGTAATGGGAAGTGATCATTGTCCTGTTTTTTTGGAGTTGGCTAATGTAGTTAGCTAA
- the fusA gene encoding elongation factor G, whose translation MDYNKLRNIGISAHIDSGKTTLTERILFYCNKIHAIHEVKGKDGVGATMDSMELERERGITIASAATHVEWKDFPINIIDTPGHVDFTIEVERSLRVLDGAILVLDSVAGVQSQSITVDRQLKRYSVPRLAFVNKCDKTGANPYNVKDQLRSKLDLNSVLMQIPIGLEDKHIGVIDLILMKAYYFEGKDGTEIIEKEIPSDLLEEAKSKREIMLDTLADFNDELMELHMEGKEVPTEIIYNATRTGTLALKLCPVFMGSAYKNKGVQLLLDAVTRFLPSPHDIKNTALDINNNEKEIDLKIDNELPTVALAFKLEDGQYGQLTYVRIYQGTLKKGQELINSRTSKKFKVGRLIRMHANNTEDIEFGESGDIVALFGIECASGDTFCDPSINYSMTSMFIPDPVISLSVKPKDKKSADNMAKALGRFTKEDPTFKTYVDIESNETIIQGMGELHLEVYIERMKREFKVEVETGMPQVAYRETITRKAEFNYTHKKQSGGAGQFGRVAGFMEPLDKEGETYEFVNLIKGGVIPTEYIPSCDKGFQKAMERGTLIGFPIVDIKITINDGQYHIVDSSDIAFQLAAIGAFREAYEKAKPTILEPIMKVTLEGPTEFQGNMFGLLNQRRGIITGSLEDGSFSKVEAEVPLSEMFGFSTVLRSSTQGKAEFSMEFLKYGKVPSTIFDELRKKFNDQNKS comes from the coding sequence ATGGACTACAATAAATTACGAAACATAGGCATTAGCGCACACATTGACTCAGGAAAAACTACTCTTACAGAACGCATTCTTTTTTATTGTAATAAAATTCATGCAATTCACGAAGTAAAAGGTAAAGATGGAGTTGGTGCAACAATGGACTCAATGGAACTTGAAAGAGAAAGAGGAATCACAATAGCATCAGCTGCAACTCATGTTGAATGGAAAGATTTCCCAATAAATATTATTGATACACCCGGACACGTAGATTTTACAATTGAAGTTGAAAGATCTCTTAGAGTACTTGACGGAGCAATATTGGTTCTTGATTCTGTTGCAGGAGTTCAATCTCAATCAATAACTGTTGATCGACAACTTAAAAGATATAGCGTACCACGCCTTGCATTTGTAAATAAATGCGATAAAACCGGAGCAAATCCTTACAACGTGAAAGATCAGCTAAGATCAAAACTTGACTTAAACTCTGTTTTAATGCAAATCCCAATTGGATTAGAAGACAAACATATTGGAGTTATAGACCTTATATTAATGAAAGCCTACTATTTTGAAGGAAAAGATGGAACAGAAATAATAGAAAAAGAAATACCCTCAGATCTCTTGGAAGAAGCAAAAAGCAAACGAGAAATAATGCTTGATACTCTTGCAGACTTTAATGATGAACTTATGGAATTACACATGGAAGGAAAAGAAGTCCCTACTGAAATAATATACAATGCAACTAGAACAGGAACATTGGCTTTAAAATTATGCCCTGTATTTATGGGATCTGCTTATAAAAATAAAGGAGTGCAATTGCTCTTAGATGCTGTAACCAGATTTTTGCCATCCCCTCATGATATAAAAAACACCGCTCTTGACATTAATAATAATGAAAAAGAAATCGATCTTAAAATTGACAACGAACTTCCAACTGTTGCTCTTGCATTTAAACTTGAAGACGGACAATACGGCCAATTAACTTATGTCAGAATCTATCAAGGAACTTTAAAAAAAGGACAAGAACTTATAAATTCAAGAACTTCTAAAAAATTCAAAGTCGGAAGACTTATCAGAATGCACGCTAATAATACAGAAGACATTGAATTTGGAGAAAGTGGCGACATTGTTGCTTTATTTGGAATAGAATGTGCATCAGGAGATACGTTTTGTGATCCGTCAATTAACTATTCAATGACATCAATGTTTATCCCAGATCCAGTAATTTCTCTTTCTGTAAAACCAAAGGACAAAAAATCTGCCGATAATATGGCTAAAGCCCTGGGAAGATTTACAAAAGAAGATCCAACATTTAAAACTTATGTTGACATTGAATCAAACGAAACAATAATTCAAGGCATGGGAGAGCTACACTTGGAAGTTTACATTGAAAGAATGAAAAGAGAGTTCAAGGTAGAAGTTGAAACCGGAATGCCACAAGTAGCCTATAGAGAAACAATTACAAGAAAAGCTGAATTTAATTATACTCACAAAAAGCAATCTGGAGGAGCTGGTCAGTTTGGAAGGGTTGCAGGGTTTATGGAACCTCTTGATAAAGAAGGAGAAACATACGAATTTGTTAATCTAATAAAAGGAGGAGTAATCCCAACAGAATATATCCCATCATGTGACAAAGGATTCCAAAAAGCAATGGAAAGGGGAACATTAATTGGCTTTCCAATAGTTGATATAAAAATCACAATCAATGATGGCCAATATCACATTGTTGACTCATCTGATATTGCATTCCAATTAGCAGCAATTGGCGCTTTTAGAGAAGCTTATGAAAAGGCAAAGCCTACAATCCTTGAACCAATAATGAAAGTTACCCTTGAAGGTCCTACTGAATTTCAAGGCAATATGTTTGGTCTTTTAAACCAAAGAAGAGGAATAATAACAGGTTCGCTAGAAGATGGAAGTTTTTCAAAAGTTGAAGCTGAGGTGCCTTTAAGTGAAATGTTTGGATTTTCAACAGTCCTTAGATCCTCTACCCAAGGAAAAGCAGAATTCTCAATGGAATTTTTAAAGTATGGAAAAGTTCCAAGCACTATATTTGATGAACTTCGCAAAAAATTTAACGATCAAAACAAATCTTAA
- a CDS encoding tetratricopeptide repeat protein: MNFFFLLKTALILLSNLSLLFGQSPPKEKEDSLLLYKEGKFKEAISNTLEEIRLNPNNLDARTILIWSLIAIGEYKRAEKEAIIGLGIKKYDIRIIQALGEAYFFQKNYENALKYFQEYISLDSKGARIIKVYNLIADAFYALKRYNEADFAYEYALRFSPNNQNLLIKLARSRINAKNKILAEEALIKLLTISPNNLEAKNLLEELKKSNSKP, encoded by the coding sequence ATGAATTTTTTTTTTCTACTAAAAACAGCTTTAATTCTGCTATCTAATTTAAGCTTATTATTTGGACAATCACCGCCTAAAGAAAAAGAAGACTCTCTTCTTCTGTATAAAGAGGGAAAATTTAAAGAAGCTATTTCAAACACGTTAGAAGAAATTCGACTAAATCCTAATAACTTAGATGCTAGGACAATATTGATATGGAGCTTAATAGCCATAGGGGAATACAAGAGAGCTGAAAAAGAAGCAATTATCGGGCTTGGTATTAAAAAATATGACATAAGAATTATCCAAGCACTAGGAGAAGCATATTTTTTTCAAAAAAATTATGAAAATGCATTAAAATACTTTCAAGAATACATTAGCCTTGATTCTAAAGGAGCAAGAATAATAAAAGTTTATAATTTGATTGCAGATGCTTTCTATGCGCTAAAAAGATATAATGAAGCCGATTTTGCATACGAATATGCATTACGATTTTCTCCTAATAACCAAAATCTATTAATAAAATTAGCAAGATCAAGAATAAATGCTAAAAATAAAATATTAGCAGAAGAAGCACTAATTAAACTTCTTACAATCTCTCCTAATAACCTAGAGGCAAAAAATTTGCTAGAAGAATTAAAAAAAAGCAACAGCAAACCTTGA
- a CDS encoding insulinase family protein codes for MNYQRIRNYCKFTGAFLFFLFSCVSNELKLDQNLVKGKLVNGLRYYIYKNQTPKNAVNIGIVLNVGSLNEEDNERGIAHYLEHMAFNGTKDYPGNSIVDVLKKFGMQFGADINAATSFDFTYYRLDLSDGNNKDEIDESINILRNWASQISFMKEEIDLERNIIIEEKKLGETYPGRIYEKMYKFLTSGSLYEFRSPIGLEEQILSFQSEDFKKFYRKWYRPELASVIVVGDIDPIEIEDKIKKQFISWKNPADKVKEPKVSLDVELKDKFLLLEDLEVGEPGLMFFKKEIINFVKTKDDVLNDIKRSLLSALFENRFSELKTTGVNHFKNVSNKDFFSFKSDNNTIVARSISLNFNPGYLNEGIQDFFYELERIRKFGFTQGEFEKVRSQFFKSLELRKKNINKTNSWAIFENLVEIAIYGSNKFDMNEYYDLSVQYLKKIDLKTINNLVGREFDVKDCAIFYSYHGGAHPVLAFEDIDNLQKIALKREIKPYDNSSIEGKFFNKSLDDKDIIKENEFENEISSFVLENGVEVYFKYNDQKKGVIDFSATSWGGLINEDIRLIPVLSFAPGVVSGSGYGDYSALQTEKYLSDKTVSLSVGVGAQESYITGSSDKKDLETLFQLIYFTFKEPKIDDVFLQNAINNIKALIKSNKNSSNYHFKKAISRFLNNNDPRFEDTKDSDLQYFTKENILSFYKKRFTYANNFKFVFVGDSDIQTIKTYSKKYLGNLNFKEISEYKDLDYSYSKNFNKVVVRKGKNTTSFAYIIYPFKFNYLAETSLNLNALADLLTDGLIKNIREKMSSVYAIQSSFDSNLRKNVDSDGILSIFFTTEPKELNNVLNSINRYMIERQKIDFNDKDFSYVKKNYIKNTKINSEKNGYWISNILASLSWYGVFKNNFGVKFVETNLNKDLINEFFKKINLEERVEILLIPE; via the coding sequence ATGAATTATCAAAGAATTAGAAATTATTGTAAATTTACAGGTGCTTTTTTATTTTTTTTGTTTTCTTGTGTTTCTAATGAATTAAAGTTAGATCAAAATTTGGTAAAGGGAAAACTTGTTAATGGGCTAAGGTATTACATTTATAAAAATCAAACCCCAAAGAATGCTGTTAATATTGGAATTGTTTTAAATGTAGGCTCTCTCAATGAAGAAGATAATGAGAGGGGGATAGCGCATTATCTTGAACATATGGCTTTTAATGGCACAAAAGATTATCCAGGGAATTCTATAGTTGATGTTCTTAAAAAATTTGGAATGCAATTTGGTGCTGACATTAATGCTGCTACTAGTTTCGATTTCACTTATTATAGACTTGATTTGTCAGATGGTAATAATAAAGATGAAATTGATGAATCTATAAATATTTTGAGAAACTGGGCTTCTCAAATCAGTTTTATGAAAGAAGAAATAGACCTAGAGCGAAATATTATTATTGAGGAAAAAAAGCTTGGTGAGACTTATCCTGGAAGAATTTATGAAAAAATGTATAAGTTTTTAACAAGCGGAAGTCTTTATGAATTTAGAAGTCCTATTGGACTTGAAGAGCAGATTTTATCTTTTCAATCAGAAGATTTTAAAAAATTTTATAGAAAGTGGTATAGGCCAGAACTTGCAAGTGTTATTGTGGTAGGAGATATTGATCCTATAGAAATTGAAGATAAAATAAAGAAGCAATTTATTTCTTGGAAAAATCCAGCTGATAAAGTTAAAGAGCCAAAAGTAAGTTTAGACGTAGAGCTTAAAGATAAGTTTTTACTTTTAGAAGATTTAGAAGTTGGAGAACCTGGTTTAATGTTCTTTAAAAAAGAAATTATTAACTTTGTGAAGACCAAAGATGATGTTTTGAATGACATTAAAAGGTCTTTATTGAGTGCTCTTTTTGAAAATAGATTTTCTGAATTAAAGACCACTGGGGTAAATCATTTTAAAAATGTTTCAAATAAAGATTTTTTTTCATTTAAGTCAGATAACAATACTATTGTTGCAAGATCGATTTCTTTAAACTTTAATCCAGGTTATTTGAACGAAGGAATTCAAGACTTTTTTTATGAGCTTGAGAGGATAAGAAAATTTGGATTTACCCAAGGTGAGTTTGAAAAAGTTAGATCTCAATTTTTCAAATCTTTAGAATTAAGGAAAAAAAATATAAATAAAACAAATTCATGGGCTATTTTTGAAAATTTAGTAGAGATTGCTATTTATGGTTCTAATAAATTTGATATGAATGAATATTATGACCTTTCTGTTCAATATTTGAAAAAGATTGATTTAAAAACAATAAATAATCTTGTAGGAAGAGAGTTTGATGTAAAAGATTGTGCAATTTTTTATTCTTATCATGGAGGAGCGCATCCTGTTTTGGCTTTTGAAGATATTGATAATCTTCAAAAGATAGCTTTAAAAAGAGAGATAAAGCCTTATGATAATTCTTCAATTGAAGGTAAATTTTTTAATAAGTCTTTAGATGATAAAGATATTATTAAAGAAAATGAGTTTGAAAATGAAATTTCATCATTTGTTCTTGAAAATGGTGTTGAAGTTTATTTTAAATATAATGATCAAAAAAAGGGTGTAATTGATTTTAGTGCAACTTCTTGGGGAGGTTTAATCAATGAAGATATAAGACTTATTCCTGTTTTATCTTTTGCTCCTGGGGTAGTATCTGGTTCAGGTTACGGTGATTATTCTGCATTACAGACTGAAAAATATTTATCAGATAAAACTGTTTCTTTAAGTGTTGGCGTTGGAGCTCAAGAATCATATATTACTGGAAGTTCAGATAAAAAAGATCTTGAAACTCTTTTTCAGCTTATATATTTTACTTTCAAGGAACCCAAAATAGATGATGTTTTTTTGCAAAATGCTATTAATAATATAAAAGCACTAATAAAGAGTAATAAAAATAGTTCTAATTATCATTTTAAAAAAGCTATTAGTAGATTTTTAAACAATAATGATCCTAGATTTGAAGATACAAAAGATAGTGATTTGCAGTATTTTACAAAAGAAAATATTTTGTCTTTTTATAAGAAAAGGTTTACTTATGCAAATAATTTTAAGTTTGTTTTTGTTGGAGATTCAGATATTCAAACAATAAAGACTTATTCAAAGAAATATTTGGGCAATCTTAACTTTAAAGAAATAAGCGAGTATAAAGATTTAGATTACTCTTACAGTAAAAATTTTAATAAAGTAGTTGTAAGGAAGGGGAAAAATACAACTAGCTTTGCTTATATAATTTATCCTTTTAAATTTAATTATTTAGCAGAAACCTCATTAAATTTAAATGCTTTAGCAGATCTATTAACGGATGGGCTTATAAAAAATATTAGAGAAAAAATGTCTAGCGTTTATGCAATTCAATCCTCTTTTGACTCCAATTTACGGAAAAATGTAGACTCTGATGGTATTTTGTCTATTTTTTTTACTACTGAGCCCAAGGAGCTGAATAATGTTTTAAATTCTATTAATCGCTATATGATCGAAAGGCAAAAAATAGATTTTAATGATAAAGATTTTTCTTATGTTAAGAAGAATTATATTAAAAATACAAAAATAAATTCAGAGAAGAATGGTTATTGGATTTCAAATATATTGGCGTCATTATCCTGGTATGGGGTATTTAAGAATAATTTTGGTGTCAAGTTTGTAGAGACAAACTTGAATAAAGATTTAATAAATGAATTTTTTAAGAAAATTAATCTTGAAGAAAGAGTAGAGATATTATTAATACCCGAATAG
- a CDS encoding ribose-phosphate pyrophosphokinase, whose protein sequence is MNLLKKKSIGIIACPGGRVFASKIIEELDRIFINIENEIVSSICQDSKVLKEEIFKIEKVLSPFLEGLSLSTLKSKEPLEIPVKFVKFANGEFKTEILKTIRNKDIFIVQDVANAYEVEISSSEKIIMTVNDHIMNLMTTIDACMQAKANSVSVIIPSYPYSRQDKKHSRECLTASLIGRFLEELGIRHILTLDIHSKAIENVFRKVYFENLNVSYEIFNSLKDLIDIRDSNLVIVSPDTGAVSRNKFFASSLKSPLALLYKERDYSRVSNDVVDSNISVTKLLGDVEGKNVFMSDDMLATGGTLIKAMKLLKSMGAKKIICGISLPFFNGDAIKYFDKAYEEGYFYKIIGTNAVCHNNELINKPWYHEANVAPLFAEAIFAIYNKVGLQKILDRKDDIQKLITKG, encoded by the coding sequence GTGAATTTACTTAAAAAAAAATCAATAGGAATTATTGCCTGTCCTGGGGGTAGGGTTTTTGCTAGTAAAATAATAGAAGAGCTTGACAGGATATTTATAAATATTGAAAATGAGATTGTAAGCAGTATATGCCAAGATTCTAAAGTCTTAAAAGAAGAAATTTTTAAGATTGAAAAAGTTTTATCTCCTTTTTTAGAAGGGCTTAGTTTATCTACTCTTAAAAGCAAAGAGCCTTTAGAAATTCCTGTAAAATTTGTTAAATTTGCCAATGGTGAATTTAAAACTGAAATTTTAAAAACAATCAGGAATAAGGATATTTTTATTGTTCAAGATGTTGCTAATGCTTATGAAGTTGAGATAAGCAGCAGTGAAAAAATAATTATGACAGTTAATGATCATATAATGAATTTAATGACAACAATAGATGCTTGTATGCAGGCTAAAGCCAATTCTGTTAGTGTTATTATTCCGTCTTATCCTTATTCAAGGCAAGATAAAAAACATTCAAGAGAATGTTTAACAGCAAGTCTTATTGGAAGATTTTTAGAAGAGTTGGGTATTAGACATATTTTAACCCTGGATATTCACTCAAAGGCTATTGAGAATGTATTTAGAAAAGTTTATTTTGAAAATTTAAATGTTTCTTATGAAATCTTTAATTCTCTTAAGGATTTAATCGACATTAGGGATTCTAATTTAGTTATTGTTTCACCCGATACAGGCGCTGTGAGTAGAAATAAGTTTTTTGCATCAAGTCTTAAGAGTCCTCTTGCTTTGCTTTACAAGGAGAGAGATTATTCAAGAGTTTCAAATGATGTTGTTGATTCAAATATTTCTGTAACCAAGCTTTTAGGAGATGTTGAAGGTAAAAATGTTTTTATGAGTGATGACATGTTAGCTACTGGAGGTACTTTAATTAAAGCAATGAAATTACTTAAAAGTATGGGTGCTAAAAAGATTATATGTGGGATTAGTTTGCCGTTTTTTAATGGAGATGCTATTAAATATTTTGACAAAGCTTATGAGGAGGGATATTTTTATAAAATAATTGGAACGAATGCTGTTTGTCATAATAATGAATTAATAAATAAACCTTGGTATCATGAGGCTAATGTTGCGCCCCTTTTTGCAGAAGCAATATTTGCAATTTATAATAAAGTTGGTTTGCAAAAGATTCTTGATAGAAAGGATGATATTCAAAAATTGATTACAAAGGGTTAA
- a CDS encoding polymer-forming cytoskeletal protein: MSIDSLEFEESSTQNIIKNNFEFEGYIESNKPIIIEGRLKGLINSSNSIYLREKADVEAEIKCQHLLNHGKIKGNIEALRTIKIYKTGKLIGNIKTKELFIDSGAIFKGNCEMEDLEE, encoded by the coding sequence ATGAGCATAGATAGCTTAGAATTCGAAGAAAGTAGTACCCAAAATATAATAAAAAACAATTTTGAGTTTGAAGGTTATATCGAAAGCAATAAGCCAATAATAATAGAAGGAAGGCTCAAGGGTTTAATAAACTCATCAAATTCAATCTATCTAAGGGAAAAAGCTGATGTTGAAGCTGAAATAAAATGCCAACATTTACTAAATCATGGCAAAATAAAAGGGAATATTGAAGCTTTAAGAACAATTAAAATCTACAAAACCGGCAAATTAATAGGAAACATTAAAACCAAAGAACTCTTTATTGACTCTGGAGCAATATTTAAAGGAAATTGTGAAATGGAGGATCTAGAAGAATGA
- a CDS encoding Bax inhibitor-1/YccA family protein: MIDLTQEKQEILIKNKFLAKVFGLMSIGLLISAMFAYATSENQTIKAIIFSNPMSFMAIILIQFGLVYAISGALNKISSNTATALFLLYSALTGVTLSSIFMIYTQGSIVFTFGITAGTFLGMSVYGYTTTTDLTKMGSYLIMGLWGIIIASLVNMFFRSSGLNFLISILGVVIFTGLTAYDVQNISKMDKMLQDETEIKNRMAVVASLKLYLDFINLFLYLLRFLGQRRND, encoded by the coding sequence ATGATCGATTTAACACAAGAAAAACAAGAAATACTAATAAAAAACAAATTTTTAGCCAAGGTTTTTGGGCTTATGTCAATTGGACTTTTAATCTCAGCAATGTTTGCATATGCAACATCAGAAAATCAAACAATCAAAGCAATAATATTCTCAAATCCAATGTCATTTATGGCTATAATACTTATACAATTTGGACTTGTATATGCAATAAGTGGTGCTCTTAATAAAATATCAAGCAATACTGCAACAGCTCTTTTCTTGCTCTACTCAGCACTAACAGGAGTAACATTATCTTCTATATTTATGATTTATACGCAAGGATCAATAGTATTCACATTTGGAATTACTGCTGGAACATTTCTTGGAATGTCTGTTTATGGATACACTACAACAACAGATCTAACAAAAATGGGAAGCTATCTAATAATGGGCTTATGGGGAATCATTATTGCATCTCTTGTTAATATGTTTTTTAGAAGCTCAGGTCTTAATTTCCTTATATCTATTTTGGGCGTAGTTATATTTACAGGCCTAACAGCCTATGACGTTCAAAATATTTCTAAAATGGATAAAATGCTACAAGACGAAACTGAAATAAAAAATAGAATGGCGGTTGTAGCCTCACTTAAACTTTATTTAGATTTTATAAATTTATTCTTATATCTTCTAAGATTTTTGGGCCAAAGAAGAAACGATTAA
- a CDS encoding KTSC domain-containing protein yields METLTISNELSKISQVGYDSSVSELSVFFKDGRAYKYFKIEPRHFSAISKLVEDRRSVGKYLTENVFNKYDQEKL; encoded by the coding sequence TTGGAAACTTTAACAATATCTAATGAATTGAGCAAAATATCACAGGTAGGTTACGATTCTTCTGTGTCTGAGCTTTCTGTGTTTTTTAAAGATGGAAGAGCTTATAAGTATTTTAAGATTGAACCAAGGCATTTTAGTGCAATATCTAAACTTGTTGAGGATAGAAGATCAGTTGGTAAATATTTAACAGAAAATGTGTTTAACAAATATGACCAAGAAAAGCTTTAA